One Helicobacter suis HS1 genomic window, GCCATTGTCTTATTCAAAAACAAAAGCTGGTTAGTGATCTCTCTTAAATACTGGAGGGTGAGAGTTCTGATTTTTTGGTTATAGTCTGCAAGAACTTGAGATTGGGCATCCTTGTCTTGAGCACCAACTAAAGCTTCTTGAAATTCCTTAGTGGTTTGATCCAAATCGTTAGAAAGCTTGTCTTTATTAAGCAAGATAGGCTCACAAGTGTGGGTTTCTGGATTTTCTCTACAATACTGGATTTTTTGTGGGTTGTCATTGGCATTTTTATCAGTTACGCCTAATTCTGCTCTGAGTGTATCTAATCTTGCCATCAAAGGTTGGATTTTTAGCTGCAGGGCGTTTTCCTCTTTGATTTTTTGTTGTAACCGGTTATAGGCCTTTTGCAAGCGTATCTGATTGACTTTTTGCCAATCCCCTCTAAGAATTGCCTTAGATTCCTCTATGGGTGAGATTATCATATGCCAACTCATCCTCCTTCTCATTGAGGGTTTCGCACAACATCACCCCTAAAGCCGCTCCGCTCAATTCCCCCTCCAAGCCTTGCAAATTAGAATAAGTGCTTTCACTTAATTGTTTAATGAGAGCCTGTGCATCTTTGATCAAGGCTGTTTGTTTCCCAGCTTGAGAGATAGCTGCGCTCAAATTATGAAAGTCTAGGACTTTGTTATGAGTGAGCTTACTCATATCTAGCCATGGACATTTTCTCTCTAAATACTTGTCTCTTAATTTATCTCTAATATCAAAATTTTGCACCGCCTGTTTTAAATCTTCATAGTTAGCTTGGATACTGGCTATCTGACTTTTAAATTGTTCTAAGAGTCTCATAGGATTAGCAATCGTAATAGCACTCCCACTAATCAAAGCATTTGCCCTATTCATCAGGTTATTAACCCTGTTCAACTGGGCAATTTGCTCTTGAGCTTTAGAAATCATTTCCTCATACTTTCTAAGCCCATCTACCATTTTGCCTATCATGGTGGTTTGTTGGCTGTTAGAAGTAGCTAGGTGAGCATTAGCCTCTGCATCATAGGTTAGCATACCAGTAGCTAGGGCACTAGACACGCCCAGAGTGCTAGATAAGATGAGAGATAGGAAAGGTCTACTTGACATAACTCTCCTTTCTTGCATTATACACGCCCACCCTTAAATGTGGCATATTTAGGTCTGAGAATTTCTAAGGTAAACCTTAATCAAAACTTAAAAAATTGCGCGTCGCTCTTAAAACCTTAAGAAAAACTTAATTATGAGGTTTCTCTTGATCGCTTCCCCGCAAATCTCACTATGCCAAGTTCTTTTGCCTCAGCAAGCAATACTAGTCAATGAACTCTTAGGTTTACTACAACAAAATCGCCCTGCAACCATAAAAGCACGCTCCCGTGTTCTACACCTACACAATCCTGCACTTTATTGCTAGACATCACTACAACCATCCATGCTGTGTTTTTCGCGATTATGCAGCTAACCACTAAAGAGAACACCACCTACCTACAACCTACAACACTCTAACACGCAACAGCACTCACTCCTCCCTCGCGAAAAATGGAAAAAATGGAAAACGAGCTCTTGCCTTTGAGTCGCACACAAAGAGAGCTCTTTGAAAATATCAAGGCATTTTTACACTACAAAATCAAAAACTTTACACCGTACAGGCTTTAAAAGATGTGGCTAAGGTGCTCTGCTACCAAGAGGAGATTTTAAAATGCCCAAACATCAGCGCGCTAGAGCGTCTCTGCCACGCACTCTATAATCAAGGCATCAACCATATCTTAATGATGCGGGTTTTGTTTTTGTTCTTTGTTCACTTCAAAACCCAGATCAAACTAAAAAGCTTTAAAAGCCTTACTGAGGAGCAAGTAATTAGCTTTCTCTTTGAACTAGCCCAAACTAGAAAACCTAGCTCTATGGCTAAGTATGTGATGTATCTGAGGCAATTTTTTAACTATTTGGATAGAAAACGCGGGTATCACTTTGACTTCTCTCTTAAAAACCTTGCCTTTGCTAAAACAACACAAACTCTGCCCAAACACTTAAACGCACAAGACTTAAAAGCCTTTATCAAGACCCTTTTAAACTACCAAGCACGCTCTAGTTATGAAAAACGCAACAAGTGTATTCTCTTGCTTGTGATCTTAGGTGGTTTGCGCAAATCTGAAGTTTTAAACCTTGAGCTCAAGAACATTAAGCCTGAAGAGCAAAATTACTCCATTCTTGTGATGGGCAAGAACAGGAAAGAGAGAAAGGCTTATATCAGAAAATCTATCCTAGAACAAGCTCTGCATGATTGGATCAGTGATGCTAAAAGACTCCAACACTTCAATGGGGTATTTCTTTTCAAAAAAGCCACACTATCCCAAAGAACATGCCAACTCAAAAACTTCATCGCTAAGATTTTTAAACTTTCCAATATCAAGCACTCCCAAGCATATGGCACAGGTCTGCATCTTTTTAGACATAGTTTTGCTACCCTTATCTACCAAGAGACGCAGGACTTAGTTTTAACTAGCAGAGCTCTAGGGCATAACTCCCTACTCTCTACCAAAATCTACATCCACACTACCCAAGAGCACAATAAAAAAGTTGCCTGTGTGTTTGACACACTTTTAAACAAACAATAATGCAAGAGGATGAAAATTCGCTTTCTCTTAAATCTTTGCCTTTAGCTAGAGCCACCCGCTTTAGCTATAGAAGCGTTAATGAGCAGGCTAAGTTATACCGGCTAGCACACAGCTTAAAACAGAAAAGATAACTAGCACAATTCTATACTGAGCTCTAACAGCCAAAGTTTTCTATTAGTTCTCTTGGTGCGCCTGTTAATTTTTAGAAGTGTTACCTATAAGTTCTTTTAAAACGCGCTTAACACCACAGCGCTAACATGTCCCACATGGCTAAGCTGGGGTATTGGTGTGGATTATCAGACTTGCTGGGTGGCGGGGCTTGCAGCCTCTATACAATTATTAAGGCCTGCAATGCTGCTAAATTGAAAACGCTTAACCTTTTGGTTTAGTGCCGTGAATGGCTTAAATGGTCTGGATGGCTTGATCAAGGCTAAGGACTTCATGGCACAAGCAAACCTTAACTACTTGTGTAACTACTATTTTAAAAAATGAGTTTACACTTGGATTGCTTAGGATAAGTAGTTAAAAATTTAAATTTAGAGTGTAACTAACAAATCGCCATGCTTAGCTAGAATTTTTGCGTTGTCAGGAAATTCTTCCCTGTCTAAAGAGTTATAGGATAGTGATAGAAACAAAGCGCATTGTGCAATTAACACAGATAAGGAGTCCCCTAGTATTTTGAGCGTTTCACAGATACTGTCTTTCTTGTAAGCTAGAGTAGGACAATGCAATCTAGGCTCTTTTTGCTAAATTACTCATTTATCTCTAAAAATTTTCAGTCTTTCCTCCACACAATATGCCCATTGATCCCATGTTTTTCATAGACGCTTAAAACCTCCTCTAAAAACGCCACAAGTTCTAATTCGCCTGCTTTTCTTGCACTCTCTAACATGCGAATAAACATCTTTTTACCTGTCTCTGTTTGCCTAAAGTTCTTTTTTAAGAAGTTATGCCGTGAACAAAGTGTTTGCCCATTTTCTAAAGTGGCTTTGCCTCCTAAATCTTTAGGCTTAATATGATCAACATGCAATTCTACCCCCTCTTTTTCACCCGCCCCGCAGATCACACAAGCGTAATTATCACGCTCTAAAATCTGCTTTTTTAAAGACTCACTAAAGTCCTCTAGGTCTATGTGCAGTACCAAATTAGGATCGTAACGATATACTCCCTTAGCAATCTTTTGCAACATTCCCTGCTGGTGCAACTTTCTAATCCCTCTATCTGGATCTCTAAAAACCTTACCTGTGCGTTTTGTATATTCTTGTGTGAGCCAATCTACAATTTCAGGGTGGGCAATATCTCTATTAGGGTTTGCTTTAAAAAACTCCATAATCAAATCATGCTGGCTAATTTGCATCTTCTATCATTCTTAAAAAGCGCTGTTTAGAAAGTTCACAATAAGTAGGGTCTAGTTCGATACCCACAAAGTTGCGCTGATTAGCATAAGCCTCTAGCATAGTTGTTCCGCTCCCACTAAAAGGATCACAGATCACATCTCCTATAAAAGAAAAGAGCTTGATACAGCGCCTAGGCAACTCTCTAGGAAAGGGGGCGGGGTGGCCGATGCGTTTAGCAGATTCTCCATTAAAGCTCCAAAGTCCATTAGTCCAGGCAATAAACTCCTCTTTGCTCAGATCACTAACACCCTTGTGCTGTTTTTTCCACACCTCTTTATAAAAAATCACAATGAGCTCGACCGGAGCAATCACATAGGGCGCAGAAGCACTAAGCCAGCTCCCCCATGCTGTGCGCCTAGAGACATTGCCCTCATTCCAGATGATGCTACTATGATAGCACCACCCCATCTTTTTAGCTAAACTAATGATGTCTGCTCCCACACTTTGTTGTCCGCCCTTGTTTTTATCTAAGGGAATGTTTAAGCACAAGCGCCCACTTTTCTTAGCCCATGCATAACAATTAGCCAAGTAATGCGCGCTAAAGTCTAGGTACTCTTGATAATCCTGACTATCATCACTGCCATTATAAGCCATACCCACATTATAGGGCGGGGAGGTGATGATGCAATCTAGGCTTTGCTCCTCTAACACTAAATAATCAAGTGCACTAGCTTGGTATAAAAGGAGGCGATCATGGGCAAAAAAGGGGGGCATTAATCTTACGCTTAAGATTTTAAACTAAGCCCTAGGTCCAATCATTTTTTCAGGCACTACAAATTTCTCAAAATCCTCTGCGCTTAAGAGCCCTAACTCTACTGCTGATTCTTTAAGACTAATACCCTTTTTATGGGCGTTTTTTGCCACTTTAGCCGCGTTTTCATAGCCAATATGGGGGTTGAGTGCGGTTACTAGCATTAAAGAGTGGTGCAAGTAATAATCTATCTTGTCTTTATTAGGTTGGATACCTTGTGCGCAGTGCAGATCAAAGCTAAGCATGCTATCGCTTAAAAGGCGCAAACTTTGCAAGAAATTGTAAATGATCACGGGTTTAAAGACATTGAGTTCAAAATTGCCTTGAGAAGCAGCAAAGCCAATGGCTGCATCATTGCCCATCACTTGCACAGCAACCATCGTTAAAGCCTCACACTGGGTAGGATTGACCTTGCCGGGCATAATGGAGCTTCCCGGCTCATTTTCTGGAATAGATAATTCGCCTAAACCACAGCGTGGTCCGCTAGCAAGCCATCTAATGTCATTGGCAATTTTCATTAAATTAGCCGCAAGGGCTTTAAGCGCTCCGTGGGCAAAAGTAATGGCGTCATGGCTACTTAAAGCATGGAATTTATTAGGCGCGCTTTTAAAAACCTGACCGGTATCTTGGCTAAGCTGTTTAGCAACCTTTTCTGATAACTGAGGGTGGGCATTAAGACCTGTGCCTACTGCTGTGCCCCCGATGGCTAACTCTCTTAGCCCCTCTAAACTCTGCATAATCTGTTCTTTAGAGTGCTTAAGCATGCTTGCATACCCGCTAAACTCCTGCCCTAGAGTTAGAGGCGTGGCATCTTGTAAATGGGTGCGCCCGATTTTAATGATCTCGTCAAAAGCTTGGCTTTTGCTCTCAAGGGTAGCGTGCAATTTATCTAAGGCGGGTAAAAGGGTTTGTGTGATTTCTAGCACGCTGACAATATGCATAGCTGTTGGGAAAGTGTCATTAGAACTTTGCGACATGTTCACATCATCGTTAGGGTGAATCAGCTTTTTTTCTCTAAAATTGCCCCCTAGAATCTCTGTGGCGTAGTTGGCAATCACCTCATTCATGTTCATATTAGTTTGCGTACCACTCCCTGTTTGCCAAATGGCTAGGGGAAACATCCCCTCTAGCTTGCCCTCTAAAATGGCATTACAGGCCTTAATAATGGCCTCTGATTTTTCTTGACTCAGTTTGCCTAAATCGTGGTTGACCTTAGCTAGGGCTTTTTTAAGTTTAGCAAAGGCAAAAATAAGCTCTGGGGGCATTTTTTCTGTGCCGATCTTAAAATTTTCATAGCTTCTTTGGGTTTGCGCGCCCCAGTACTTGCTATTTTCTACTTTAACCTCGCCCATAGTGTCATGTTCAATTCTATAATCCATTTTCAATCCTTTATGTTAAAGATAGGCAACTCTAACACAAGAAGGGTTAATTTACAGAAATTTTACGCAAGTGTGCTTGAATACCTTTCCACCTTAATGGAAAGGAGATGACATGAAAAAACTAGGTTCTTTGTTTCTGGCATGCACTCTGGCCCTTGGGGGTCTGCAAGCTTGGGAATTAACAATTAAGGCCAAAGGAGCAGAAGTGGCTCGTGAAGTGCCCAAATGCTAAAGACATTTGGGCTTCCTAGGCTGATGTTGCCCGTAGGGAGAGTTTGGTTCTCACTCTGTGTCCCTATAGTAGGGATTTTACAGAGTTTGAGCTCCAACGCATTCCCTACAGGTCTCACACATCATATCTCCAAAGGCGTAACTTCCGACACTTCCTGCCGTAGATACGAATGTATGGGGACATTATACCACAAATTAGTGGCATTCATCCCACCCGCTAAAGACGAGTGGGATTTCTGCCAAAGAGTCTTAAAGCGGATAAAAATTTAGTGGACGGGGATAATAAATTTGATTTAGTGCCCACCCTTGGAGGTAGGGTTTTAAAAGATGCACACATTAAATTAAGTTTTGAAGTGCCTGAAATGCCCGGTATGGCTGCAATGAATAAAGAGGCACAAGTAAGAGAAAAAGACGGCATTTATCACGCAGAGGTCAATTTACCCATGAATGGGCCTTGGCAAATTAAAGTACAAGTTAGAACGAAAGAAGGCAAAATTTATCAAGGTGAAGGTAGCGTAGACATTCTTACGCATGGTGTTATTCTTAGTTCTAACACGATAAAGGGACTTTCCACAAATTCTACACAAACACACCCTAGAATGCAAACTCATCATTAAATTATGAGGAGCTTACATGAAAAAACTAGGTGCTTTGTTACTGGCATGCGGTTTAGCCTTTGGGAGCTTGCAAGCTTGGGAATTAAAAATTAAGGCTAAAGAAGCAGAAGTGGCACTCAAGGCAGATAAAAAACTAGTGAGTGGTAATAATGAGTTTGATTTAGTGCCCACTCTTGGAGGTAAGGAGCTAAAAGGCGCCTCTATCAAGTTGAGTTTTAAAATGCCTGAAATGCCGGGTATGGCCGCGATGGATGAAAAAGCGCAGGTAGAAGTGAAAAATGGCGTCTACCATGCTAAGGTCAATTTGCCCATGAGCGGTACTTGGCAAATTAAATTACAAGTCAAAACTAAAGAGGGAAAGGTTTATAAAGGCAAAGGTAGCGTGGATATTTAACCATGCGTTTCTCTCTAATTTTTGTTTGTATTCTCTTAAATATTCTAGCTGGCTCACAAAGCCGGTTAGACCTAGAGAGTATCTACAATAAATATTTACATAAAAACGCCAAGCTTGAAAGTTTAGAGGCACAGATTTCTAGCCTGCAAGCCCAAGCTAGGGCGGCATCTCGCTGGGATAATCCTATTTTGTATGTAGCCTATAACAACGCCAATGTGAATGATTACTTCGTTT contains:
- a CDS encoding HNH endonuclease, with the translated sequence MQISQHDLIMEFFKANPNRDIAHPEIVDWLTQEYTKRTGKVFRDPDRGIRKLHQQGMLQKIAKGVYRYDPNLVLHIDLEDFSESLKKQILERDNYACVICGAGEKEGVELHVDHIKPKDLGGKATLENGQTLCSRHNFLKKNFRQTETGKKMFIRMLESARKAGELELVAFLEEVLSVYEKHGINGHIVWRKD
- a CDS encoding DNA-methyltransferase, coding for MPPFFAHDRLLLYQASALDYLVLEEQSLDCIITSPPYNVGMAYNGSDDSQDYQEYLDFSAHYLANCYAWAKKSGRLCLNIPLDKNKGGQQSVGADIISLAKKMGWCYHSSIIWNEGNVSRRTAWGSWLSASAPYVIAPVELIVIFYKEVWKKQHKGVSDLSKEEFIAWTNGLWSFNGESAKRIGHPAPFPRELPRRCIKLFSFIGDVICDPFSGSGTTMLEAYANQRNFVGIELDPTYCELSKQRFLRMIEDAN
- the fumC gene encoding class II fumarate hydratase; the encoded protein is MDYRIEHDTMGEVKVENSKYWGAQTQRSYENFKIGTEKMPPELIFAFAKLKKALAKVNHDLGKLSQEKSEAIIKACNAILEGKLEGMFPLAIWQTGSGTQTNMNMNEVIANYATEILGGNFREKKLIHPNDDVNMSQSSNDTFPTAMHIVSVLEITQTLLPALDKLHATLESKSQAFDEIIKIGRTHLQDATPLTLGQEFSGYASMLKHSKEQIMQSLEGLRELAIGGTAVGTGLNAHPQLSEKVAKQLSQDTGQVFKSAPNKFHALSSHDAITFAHGALKALAANLMKIANDIRWLASGPRCGLGELSIPENEPGSSIMPGKVNPTQCEALTMVAVQVMGNDAAIGFAASQGNFELNVFKPVIIYNFLQSLRLLSDSMLSFDLHCAQGIQPNKDKIDYYLHHSLMLVTALNPHIGYENAAKVAKNAHKKGISLKESAVELGLLSAEDFEKFVVPEKMIGPRA
- a CDS encoding FixH family protein: MGFLPKSLKADKNLVDGDNKFDLVPTLGGRVLKDAHIKLSFEVPEMPGMAAMNKEAQVREKDGIYHAEVNLPMNGPWQIKVQVRTKEGKIYQGEGSVDILTHGVILSSNTIKGLSTNSTQTHPRMQTHH
- a CDS encoding FixH family protein, giving the protein MKKLGALLLACGLAFGSLQAWELKIKAKEAEVALKADKKLVSGNNEFDLVPTLGGKELKGASIKLSFKMPEMPGMAAMDEKAQVEVKNGVYHAKVNLPMSGTWQIKLQVKTKEGKVYKGKGSVDI